A portion of the Lolium rigidum isolate FL_2022 chromosome 1, APGP_CSIRO_Lrig_0.1, whole genome shotgun sequence genome contains these proteins:
- the LOC124683738 gene encoding peroxidase P7-like: MASSRSSSWVTVLALLLFVALAHTANGADPLSAGYYAMTCPNAERIVSSVMANRVGGGRMASAVLRLFFHDCFVNGCDASVLLDGPESEKDAEPNLSLTGFTVIDEIKAALERDCPATVSCADVLALASRDAVAQLGGPTWNVPLGRKDSRFAPNKRFTTEHLPKANDNLGSLLQMFGDLGLDARDLTALSGAHTVGMSNCENYRERIYGTSDTKYNIDPSFAETRRQMCPLQGPTGDAGKAPFDKETPRTFDNAYYRDLIAHKGLLNSDQALYSGSGLDSLVVMYGSDNDAFGRDFAKAMVKMGNIAPPMGMPTEVRLHCSKAN; this comes from the exons ATGGCGTCCTCCAGGAGCTCATCTTGGGTCACAGTACTGGCTCTGCTCCTCTTCGTCGCTCTCGCGCACACCGCCAACGGCGCCGATCCTCTCTCCGCCGGGTACTACGCAATGACATGCCCCAACGCGGAGCGCATCGTGTCGTCCGTGATGGCCAACAGGGTCGGCGGCGGGAGGATGGCGTCTGCAGTACTCCGCCTCTTCTTCCACGACTGCTTTGTCAAC GGATGTGATGCCTCGGTTCTCCTCGACGGGCCCGAGAGCGAAAAGGATGCCGAGCCGAACCTTTCCCTCACCGGCTTCACCGTGATCGACGAGATCAAGGCTGCCCTCGAGCGCGACtgcccggccaccgtctcctgcGCCGACGTGCTCGCGCTCGCGTCCCGCGACGCCGTCGCCCAGCTCGGAGGTCCCACCTGGAACGTGCCCCTCGGCCGCAAGGACTCGCGCTTCGCCCCCAACAAGAGGTTCACCACGGAGCACCTCCCCAAGGCGAACGACAACCTCGGCAGCCTCCTCCAGATGTTTGGGGACCTCGGCCTCGACGCCCGCGACCTGACCGCGCTCTCCGGCGCGCACACCGTCGGGATGTCCAACTGCGAGAACTACAGAGAACGCATCTACGGCACCAGCGACACTAAGTACAACATCGACCCCTCCTTCGCCGAGACAAGGCGGCAGATGTGCCCGCTGCAAGGCCCCACCGGTGACGCCGGCAAGGCGCCGTTCGACAAGGAGACGCCCAGGACGTTCGACAATGCTTACTACCGTGACCTTATCGCGCATAAGGGTCTCCTCAACTCCGACCAGGCTCTATACAGCGGTAGCGGCCTGGACAGCCTTGTGGTGATGTACGGTTCTGACAATGATGCTTTCGGGAGGGACTTTGCCAAGGCCATGGTGAAGATGGGGAATATAGCCCCGCCAATGGGAATGCCCACGGAGGTGAGACTCCACTGCTCCAAGGCCAACTAG